One stretch of Zhihengliuella flava DNA includes these proteins:
- a CDS encoding M23 family metallopeptidase — translation MSHRTTSPHRVRRLVALLAALCLIPPAVASARPEAPPPSSTPPSSSWVSPLGGTERPEVLRAFDAPESDYGAGHRGVDLATDRGNVVLAPATGRVAFTGVVVDRPVISIDHPSGLRTSLEPVESTVAVGDVVHAGDAVGQVATGGHCAQDCVHWGVRRNGTYVNPLLSLTDTRPSVLLPLE, via the coding sequence ATGTCCCATCGCACCACTTCACCCCACCGCGTGCGGCGGCTGGTTGCCCTGCTGGCCGCCCTCTGCCTCATCCCACCCGCCGTGGCGAGCGCGCGCCCGGAGGCTCCACCGCCGAGCTCCACGCCACCGTCCTCCTCGTGGGTCTCGCCGCTCGGTGGCACGGAACGACCGGAGGTCCTGAGAGCGTTTGACGCTCCTGAATCCGACTACGGTGCCGGGCATCGTGGGGTGGATCTCGCGACGGACCGCGGAAACGTGGTTCTCGCGCCCGCCACCGGCCGTGTGGCGTTCACCGGCGTCGTCGTCGATCGGCCAGTCATCAGCATCGACCATCCCTCGGGATTGCGCACGTCACTCGAGCCGGTTGAGTCCACCGTTGCCGTGGGCGACGTCGTGCACGCAGGGGATGCCGTCGGGCAGGTCGCGACAGGAGGCCACTGTGCGCAGGATTGTGTTCACTGGGGCGTTCGGCGCAACGGGACGTACGTCAATCCCCTGTTGAGCCTCACTGATACTCGGCCGTCGGTCCTGCTTCCGCTCGAGTGA
- a CDS encoding sodium/solute symporter, whose product MGGTSALAAVVIVTAATVLIAFNGLRLSRTTSDFYVASRTVRPWWNASAIGGEYLSAASFLGIAGLIVVSGQDGLWFPIGYTAGYLMLLLFVAAPLRRSGAYTLPDFAQIRLGGRAPRLVTSALVVVVGWMYIVPQLHGAALTLGITTPVPGWMGAAAVMCIVCVTVLAGGMRSITFVQAFQYWLKLLALAVPTVFLLLHLGLTGDSPTADGAALDPWVSDATAQGSSAVAGGALTLFQTISLIVALLFGTLGLPHVLVRFYTNPDGPSARRTTAIVLGLLSLFYLFPTILGVLGRAYLPELAESNNADATVLLLPQEVVGGVAGDLLAALVIGGAFAAFLSTTSGLVVSLAGVMSQDLFGGTVRGFRWATVVACAVPLVLALATRSFALAGAIGSVFAFTASTICPLLLLGIWWRGLTARGALAGMITGALSCGTALLAASTLILPEAVAHVCEHPAAVTVPLAFVTTVAVSLWDQRREPAQSPAAARRAQRARRVMALLHVPEPLPSSGAATTHPPESR is encoded by the coding sequence GTGGGTGGCACCAGCGCACTGGCCGCCGTCGTGATCGTCACGGCCGCCACCGTGCTCATTGCGTTCAATGGGCTGCGGCTCTCCCGGACGACCAGCGACTTTTACGTCGCCTCGCGCACCGTGCGCCCGTGGTGGAATGCGTCGGCGATCGGCGGCGAGTACCTGTCCGCGGCCAGCTTCTTGGGTATCGCCGGGCTGATCGTCGTCTCCGGCCAAGACGGCCTCTGGTTCCCGATCGGATACACCGCCGGATACCTGATGCTGCTGCTGTTCGTCGCCGCGCCGTTGCGGCGCTCCGGCGCCTACACGTTGCCCGATTTCGCGCAGATCCGCCTCGGGGGCCGGGCGCCCCGGCTGGTCACCAGCGCCCTGGTGGTGGTGGTCGGCTGGATGTACATTGTGCCGCAGTTGCATGGGGCGGCGCTCACGCTCGGGATCACGACGCCGGTGCCCGGGTGGATGGGTGCGGCGGCGGTCATGTGCATCGTGTGTGTCACCGTTCTCGCCGGTGGCATGCGGTCCATCACGTTCGTGCAGGCTTTCCAGTACTGGCTCAAGCTGCTGGCGCTCGCGGTGCCGACCGTCTTCTTACTCTTGCATCTGGGATTGACGGGAGACTCCCCCACCGCCGACGGCGCGGCCCTAGATCCGTGGGTCTCCGACGCCACCGCGCAGGGATCCTCCGCCGTGGCCGGCGGCGCTCTGACCCTGTTTCAGACCATTTCCCTGATCGTCGCGCTCCTCTTTGGCACGTTGGGGTTACCCCACGTGCTGGTGCGCTTCTACACGAACCCGGATGGCCCCAGCGCCCGGCGCACCACCGCCATTGTGCTCGGACTGCTCTCCTTGTTCTACCTATTTCCTACCATTCTGGGCGTGCTCGGCCGGGCGTACTTGCCCGAACTGGCCGAGTCCAATAACGCGGACGCCACCGTGCTCCTGCTGCCTCAAGAGGTCGTGGGAGGCGTTGCCGGCGACCTGCTGGCGGCCCTCGTGATCGGCGGGGCATTCGCCGCGTTCCTCTCCACGACGTCTGGCCTCGTGGTCTCGCTGGCCGGGGTGATGAGCCAAGACCTCTTCGGCGGGACGGTGCGTGGGTTTCGGTGGGCCACCGTCGTGGCGTGCGCGGTCCCGCTGGTCCTCGCGCTGGCCACGCGGAGCTTTGCCCTCGCCGGGGCCATTGGGTCCGTCTTCGCGTTCACGGCTTCGACGATTTGCCCGCTGCTACTGCTCGGCATTTGGTGGCGCGGGCTCACCGCTCGCGGAGCCCTCGCGGGCATGATCACCGGCGCACTCAGCTGCGGCACTGCGCTGCTGGCAGCCAGCACGCTCATCCTGCCCGAAGCGGTGGCGCACGTCTGCGAGCACCCCGCGGCGGTGACCGTTCCGTTGGCGTTTGTGACGACCGTGGCTGTTTCCCTCTGGGATCAGCGGCGGGAACCGGCGCAGTCGCCGGCTGCTGCACGGCGCGCGCAGCGGGCGCGCCGAGTCATGGCCCTCCTGCACGTACCGGAGCCGCTCCCATCCAGCGGGGCCGCGACCACTCATCCACCAGAGAGCCGCTGA
- the pyrH gene encoding UMP kinase has protein sequence MTGSAPGQAGEDSASGGRRRVLLKLSGEVFGGGKLGVDPETVQGIAQQIAATVGEVETAIVVGGGNFFRGAELSQSGMDRSRADYMGMLGTVMNCLALQDFLEQAGVGTRVQSAISMAQVAEAYIPRRAIRHMEKDRVVIFGAGAGLPYFSTDTVAAQRALEVRADEVLMAKSGVDGVYSADPKKDPTAEKFEHLTYDEALIKNIRVMDQTAMTMCKDNALDMRVFGMEGEGNVTRALLGEPLGTRVTV, from the coding sequence ATGACGGGTTCAGCACCGGGGCAGGCGGGCGAGGACTCCGCGAGCGGCGGACGGCGTCGTGTTCTGCTCAAACTGTCCGGCGAAGTGTTCGGCGGCGGAAAATTGGGCGTCGACCCGGAGACCGTTCAGGGCATCGCGCAGCAGATTGCCGCGACGGTGGGCGAAGTCGAGACCGCGATCGTCGTCGGCGGCGGCAACTTCTTCCGAGGAGCCGAGCTGTCCCAGTCAGGAATGGATCGATCCCGCGCCGATTACATGGGAATGCTGGGCACGGTGATGAATTGCTTGGCGCTGCAGGATTTCCTGGAGCAGGCTGGCGTCGGCACGCGCGTCCAGTCAGCGATCTCGATGGCCCAGGTCGCGGAGGCGTACATCCCGCGACGGGCCATCCGTCACATGGAGAAGGACCGCGTGGTGATTTTTGGCGCCGGTGCCGGACTGCCCTACTTTTCCACCGATACCGTGGCTGCACAGCGCGCACTCGAGGTGCGTGCCGACGAGGTCCTGATGGCCAAGAGTGGCGTGGACGGCGTCTACAGCGCCGATCCGAAGAAGGACCCCACCGCCGAAAAATTTGAACACCTCACCTACGACGAGGCGTTGATCAAGAACATCCGCGTGATGGACCAGACCGCGATGACCATGTGTAAGGACAACGCGCTCGACATGCGCGTCTTTGGCATGGAGGGTGAAGGAAACGTCACCCGGGCCTTGCTCGGCGAACCGCTGGGTACGCGAGTCACGGTGTAG
- a CDS encoding sensor histidine kinase, which translates to MSPALQTTLIVGIIVIAVTVVTYAGVRLFHSQRDLGTDADRARFQTLHTVSLAAPHLADGLTADGAARASRHLRELLGCQSLAVTDTTTVLASDGPTPDADVMDVASASLSSGRTQVRHGGAWDAVSAPIMVQGQVRGALVGFTVKADSPLVRASTEVAAWVAAHVGLAELDESRARLAEAEVKALRAQISPHFIYNSLGAIASFINTDPERARELVVEFADFTRYTFRRHGDFTTLAEELEAIDRYLLLERARFGERITVSLEIAPEVLGTVIPFLTLQPLVENAVRHGLESTASGGRITITAADDGQHALLTVEDDGVGMDPEELAATLAGRADGSHVGLRNVDVRLRQIYGPENGLVIDTAPGAGTLISVRVPKFHTPTLDP; encoded by the coding sequence ATGTCACCGGCCCTGCAAACCACACTGATCGTGGGCATCATCGTCATTGCGGTCACCGTGGTGACCTATGCCGGCGTGCGGCTCTTCCATTCGCAACGGGACCTCGGGACGGACGCGGACCGAGCGCGCTTCCAAACGCTGCACACCGTTTCGCTGGCCGCACCGCACCTCGCGGACGGCTTGACCGCCGACGGCGCCGCCCGCGCCAGTCGCCACCTGCGGGAACTTCTCGGCTGCCAGTCCCTCGCCGTGACGGATACGACGACGGTCCTGGCCTCCGACGGCCCCACCCCCGACGCCGATGTCATGGACGTCGCCTCCGCCAGCCTGTCCAGCGGGCGCACCCAGGTGCGTCACGGCGGGGCGTGGGACGCCGTGAGCGCGCCGATCATGGTTCAGGGTCAGGTGCGCGGGGCGCTAGTGGGATTCACGGTCAAGGCCGACTCCCCGCTCGTGAGGGCCAGCACGGAGGTGGCGGCTTGGGTGGCCGCCCACGTCGGATTGGCCGAACTCGACGAATCGCGGGCTCGGCTGGCCGAAGCCGAAGTGAAGGCTCTGCGGGCCCAGATCAGCCCGCACTTCATTTACAACTCGCTCGGCGCCATCGCGTCCTTTATCAACACCGATCCGGAACGGGCCCGGGAACTGGTGGTCGAGTTCGCGGACTTCACCCGCTACACCTTTCGACGGCACGGAGACTTCACCACGTTGGCGGAGGAGCTCGAGGCGATCGACCGCTACTTGCTCCTCGAGCGCGCACGATTTGGCGAACGGATCACCGTCAGCCTCGAGATCGCCCCGGAGGTCCTCGGCACCGTCATTCCGTTTCTGACCCTGCAGCCACTCGTCGAAAATGCGGTGCGTCACGGATTGGAATCCACCGCCAGCGGCGGACGCATCACCATCACCGCGGCGGACGATGGCCAGCACGCGCTCCTGACCGTAGAGGACGATGGCGTCGGCATGGACCCCGAAGAACTCGCGGCGACGCTAGCGGGCCGCGCGGATGGTTCCCACGTGGGTCTACGCAACGTGGACGTCCGGCTGCGGCAAATCTATGGGCCTGAGAACGGGCTGGTCATCGACACGGCGCCGGGCGCGGGGACGCTCATCAGCGTCCGGGTTCCCAAGTTCCACACGCCTACACTGGATCCATGA
- the frr gene encoding ribosome recycling factor gives MIDETLSDASEKMDRTIDAAKEDFASIRTGRANPGLYAKVMVDYYGSMTPLQQLASFQVTDARTILITPYDVTALREIEKALSDSEIGANPSNDGRAIRVVLPELTAERRKEYVKVVRGKGEDAKVALRNHRRKAKDAIDKLVKDGEVGEDDGTRGEKELDALTKKNVDVIDDMLKRKEAELLDV, from the coding sequence GTGATTGACGAAACCCTGTCTGACGCCAGCGAGAAGATGGACCGCACCATCGACGCTGCCAAGGAGGACTTCGCGTCTATCCGCACCGGCCGAGCCAACCCGGGCCTCTATGCCAAGGTCATGGTTGACTACTACGGCTCCATGACTCCGCTGCAGCAGCTCGCCTCCTTCCAGGTCACCGACGCGCGGACCATTCTCATCACTCCCTACGACGTCACGGCCCTCCGCGAGATCGAGAAGGCGCTGTCGGATTCGGAGATTGGCGCCAACCCGTCCAACGATGGCAGGGCGATCCGCGTGGTGCTGCCGGAGCTGACCGCTGAACGCCGCAAGGAGTACGTCAAGGTGGTCCGCGGCAAGGGCGAGGACGCCAAGGTGGCTCTCCGTAACCACCGTCGCAAGGCCAAGGACGCGATCGACAAGCTCGTCAAGGACGGCGAGGTCGGTGAGGACGACGGCACGCGTGGCGAAAAGGAACTCGACGCGCTGACCAAAAAGAACGTTGACGTCATCGATGACATGCTCAAGCGCAAGGAAGCCGAGCTGCTGGACGTCTAA
- a CDS encoding DivIVA domain-containing protein: protein MRQAALPFETVAASEFGYNIDQVDDFLARARGTFNGTGEDDHVVTSHLVRRTAFDPQKGGYDARSVDAALDRLEDVFAQREREALIEAEGEDAWLQQVGRLSTILRGRLHRASGERFRRPSRNKAASYNVEDVDQLCDQLLDYFEKDVPMSVDVVRRATFREARGQEGYEESQVDAFLDRVVELMASIE from the coding sequence ATGCGCCAAGCCGCTCTGCCCTTTGAAACGGTGGCGGCTTCCGAGTTCGGGTACAACATCGACCAAGTTGACGATTTCTTGGCCCGTGCCCGCGGCACGTTCAACGGCACCGGCGAAGACGACCACGTGGTCACCAGTCATCTGGTTCGCCGCACGGCCTTCGACCCGCAGAAGGGCGGCTACGACGCGCGCTCCGTGGATGCCGCACTTGACCGGCTTGAGGATGTTTTTGCTCAGCGTGAGCGCGAGGCGTTGATCGAGGCCGAGGGCGAGGACGCCTGGCTGCAGCAAGTTGGGCGCCTCTCCACGATTCTGCGCGGTCGATTGCACCGTGCGTCGGGTGAGCGGTTCCGCCGCCCGTCCCGCAACAAGGCCGCAAGCTACAACGTCGAAGATGTTGACCAGTTGTGCGATCAACTGCTCGATTACTTCGAGAAGGACGTGCCCATGAGCGTCGATGTGGTCCGTCGTGCCACCTTCCGGGAGGCGCGGGGCCAAGAGGGTTACGAAGAAAGCCAGGTCGACGCCTTCCTCGATCGCGTCGTGGAGCTCATGGCCTCCATCGAGTAG
- the rpsB gene encoding 30S ribosomal protein S2 encodes MPVVTMRQLLDSGVHFGHQTRRWNPKMKRFIFTERNGIYIIDLQQSLSYIDRAYEFVKQTVAHGGTVLFVGTKKQAQEAIAEQASRVNQPYVNHRWLGGMLTNFQTVAKRVERMKELEEINFDDVAGSGHTKKELLLLHRELTKLQSNLGGIRNLTKTPSLLWVVDTKKEHLAVDEAQKLGIPVVAILDTNCDPDEVAYPIPGNDDAIRSVNLLTRVVADAVADGLIARNNKAAGTEAPAEPMAEWERELLEGKAEESAEAPAEAPAEDAK; translated from the coding sequence ATGCCAGTCGTTACCATGCGCCAGCTGTTGGACAGCGGCGTTCACTTTGGCCACCAGACCCGCCGCTGGAACCCGAAGATGAAGCGCTTCATCTTCACCGAGCGCAACGGCATCTACATCATCGATCTGCAGCAGTCGCTGTCCTACATCGATCGCGCGTACGAGTTCGTCAAGCAGACCGTGGCCCACGGCGGCACCGTCCTGTTCGTTGGCACCAAGAAGCAGGCTCAGGAAGCTATTGCCGAGCAGGCCAGCCGCGTCAACCAGCCGTACGTCAACCACCGTTGGCTCGGCGGCATGCTGACCAACTTCCAGACGGTCGCCAAGCGCGTTGAGCGCATGAAGGAACTGGAAGAGATCAACTTCGACGACGTGGCCGGATCCGGCCACACCAAGAAGGAACTCCTCCTGCTCCACCGCGAGCTGACCAAGCTGCAGAGCAACTTGGGCGGTATCCGCAACCTGACCAAGACCCCGTCGCTGCTCTGGGTTGTCGACACCAAGAAGGAGCACCTGGCCGTCGACGAGGCGCAGAAGCTGGGCATCCCGGTCGTCGCGATCCTCGACACCAACTGCGATCCTGACGAGGTGGCCTACCCGATCCCGGGCAACGACGACGCGATCCGCTCCGTCAACCTGCTGACCCGCGTCGTGGCCGACGCCGTCGCCGATGGCCTGATCGCCCGCAACAACAAGGCGGCCGGCACCGAGGCTCCGGCCGAGCCGATGGCCGAGTGGGAGCGCGAGCTCCTCGAGGGCAAGGCCGAGGAGTCCGCAGAGGCTCCGGCTGAGGCTCCTGCCGAGGACGCCAAGTAA
- a CDS encoding LytR/AlgR family response regulator transcription factor, with product MINVVIADDEPPAVAELAFLLAKDPRIGHIHRASSGAEALKALEEFDVDALFLDIHMPALTGLDIARVISRFNRPPAVVFVTADEAQALEAFDLAAVDYILKPIRPARLAESVRRVAEATQEDSDAPDMVTVDQGGVTRMIRRDSITHVQAAGDYARLHTPEGTFLIRVPLADLESQWADAGFVRIHRSYLVAMDHVDRVKLQAGRSAVVIADTDLPVSRRALPHLRERLEAHRVRPL from the coding sequence ATGATTAATGTGGTCATTGCCGACGACGAGCCGCCCGCCGTCGCGGAACTCGCGTTTCTCCTCGCCAAGGACCCCCGGATCGGCCACATCCACCGCGCGTCTTCCGGGGCCGAGGCACTGAAGGCCCTCGAAGAGTTCGACGTCGACGCCCTGTTCCTCGACATCCACATGCCCGCCCTGACCGGCCTCGACATCGCGCGAGTCATTAGCCGCTTCAACCGACCGCCGGCCGTCGTCTTCGTGACCGCCGACGAGGCCCAGGCCCTCGAGGCGTTCGATCTGGCCGCCGTCGATTACATCCTCAAACCCATTCGCCCTGCCCGTCTCGCCGAATCGGTGCGCCGGGTGGCCGAGGCCACCCAAGAGGACAGCGACGCGCCCGACATGGTGACCGTCGATCAAGGCGGGGTGACCCGGATGATTCGCAGGGACAGCATCACCCATGTGCAGGCAGCGGGCGATTACGCGCGCCTACACACCCCTGAGGGCACGTTCCTCATCCGGGTACCGCTTGCGGACCTGGAATCGCAGTGGGCCGACGCCGGATTCGTACGCATCCACCGCAGCTACCTCGTGGCGATGGACCACGTGGACCGCGTCAAGCTGCAGGCGGGGCGTTCCGCCGTCGTCATCGCCGATACCGACTTGCCGGTCAGCCGGCGAGCCCTGCCGCACCTGCGCGAGCGCCTCGAGGCGCACCGGGTGAGGCCACTGTGA
- a CDS encoding phosphatidate cytidylyltransferase: MSSGTEPATRRSRRDGRANASRAGRNLPAAIGVGLVLIAVVLTGLFFFPVAFVGIAAVFGALGCWEVARALEGANTDVPLVPLVTGAVALPFAAHYGGPEALGFAVAGSILLICLWRLIEGAHGVVKSISASVGILLWVPFLLSFAVLLYSLDKGPLMVATLLLLVVANDTFGYLVGAFFGKHAMAPKISPKKSWEGFAGSAGGAVMVAILASIFLLDIPWWAGVPLAIATVAAATAGDLSESMVKRELGIKDMSNLLPGHGGVMDRLDSIVFASPAAYVIAVALTPALGAM; encoded by the coding sequence ATGTCTTCAGGCACGGAACCGGCCACACGGCGCTCACGGCGCGACGGACGAGCCAACGCCTCGCGAGCCGGGAGAAATCTCCCGGCCGCGATCGGCGTCGGTCTGGTTCTGATCGCCGTCGTGCTGACGGGCCTCTTCTTCTTTCCCGTCGCTTTCGTGGGCATTGCCGCCGTCTTCGGCGCCCTCGGATGCTGGGAGGTGGCCCGCGCGCTGGAGGGCGCGAACACGGACGTTCCGTTAGTACCCCTGGTCACTGGGGCCGTAGCGCTCCCCTTCGCGGCGCACTATGGCGGTCCCGAAGCGCTCGGATTCGCGGTGGCCGGGAGCATTCTGCTGATTTGCCTGTGGCGCCTGATCGAGGGGGCACACGGGGTCGTGAAGTCGATTTCCGCTTCGGTGGGGATCCTCCTGTGGGTTCCGTTCCTGCTCAGCTTCGCTGTGCTGCTGTACAGCCTCGACAAAGGCCCCTTGATGGTTGCCACCCTGTTGCTCTTGGTGGTCGCCAACGACACGTTTGGCTATTTGGTGGGCGCGTTCTTTGGCAAACACGCTATGGCGCCCAAGATCAGCCCCAAGAAGTCATGGGAGGGCTTTGCCGGCTCGGCCGGTGGTGCCGTCATGGTGGCGATCTTGGCCTCGATTTTTCTGCTGGACATCCCCTGGTGGGCGGGCGTTCCGCTGGCCATCGCCACGGTCGCCGCGGCTACGGCCGGTGACCTTTCCGAATCCATGGTTAAGCGCGAGCTAGGCATCAAAGACATGAGCAACCTGCTGCCGGGGCACGGTGGCGTCATGGACCGGCTGGACTCCATCGTCTTCGCCTCTCCCGCTGCGTACGTGATTGCCGTGGCTCTGACTCCGGCGCTCGGAGCGATGTAG
- a CDS encoding DUF485 domain-containing protein, whose amino-acid sequence MGTQPGPDTVREDDGGNEFAGVDFRETQSSPEFKELRKTHRSFVFPMTVVFIVWYFVYVILAAFAPDFMAISVWGNVNVGIIFGLLQFVSTFVITAAYVRFANRKLDPQAQAIRERLENSVAGGHQ is encoded by the coding sequence ATGGGTACGCAACCCGGCCCGGACACCGTCCGGGAAGACGACGGCGGCAACGAATTCGCCGGCGTCGACTTCCGTGAAACCCAGTCATCGCCGGAGTTCAAGGAGCTGCGCAAGACGCATCGAAGCTTCGTGTTCCCGATGACCGTGGTCTTTATCGTGTGGTACTTCGTCTACGTCATCCTGGCGGCCTTCGCCCCGGACTTTATGGCGATCTCCGTGTGGGGCAACGTCAACGTGGGCATCATCTTCGGGCTGCTGCAGTTCGTCTCCACGTTCGTCATCACGGCCGCCTACGTCAGGTTCGCCAACCGCAAGCTGGACCCTCAGGCCCAGGCCATCCGTGAACGCCTCGAAAACTCTGTGGCAGGAGGTCACCAGTGA
- the tsf gene encoding translation elongation factor Ts: MANYTAADIKALRERTGAGMMDVKKALDEANGDADKAMEIIRVKGLKGATKREGRSAAEGLVTAKVVDGTVGVMVEVNCETDFVAKSDKFIALAEKVLDVAIASGAADAEALQAAEVDGKPMPEFVIEEAAALGEKVVVRRVARVEGALVDAYLHRTSKDLPAQVGVLVAVDKAGDEAGTAAHDVAVHSAAMAPTYVTRDEVPAETVENERRVAEETAKAEGKPEAAMTKIVEGRLTGYFKEVVLVDQAFAKDTKKSVGKVLEEAGVAATGYARFRVGS; encoded by the coding sequence ATGGCAAACTACACTGCCGCAGACATCAAGGCCCTGCGCGAGCGCACCGGTGCCGGCATGATGGACGTCAAGAAGGCTCTGGACGAGGCCAACGGCGACGCCGACAAGGCGATGGAGATCATCCGCGTCAAGGGCCTCAAGGGTGCCACCAAGCGCGAGGGCCGCTCGGCCGCTGAGGGACTCGTGACCGCCAAGGTCGTCGACGGCACCGTCGGCGTCATGGTTGAGGTCAACTGCGAGACCGACTTCGTCGCCAAGTCCGACAAGTTCATCGCTCTGGCCGAGAAGGTTCTCGACGTCGCCATCGCGTCCGGTGCTGCTGACGCCGAGGCCCTTCAGGCGGCCGAGGTCGACGGCAAGCCGATGCCGGAGTTCGTCATCGAAGAGGCTGCTGCCCTCGGCGAGAAGGTCGTCGTCCGCCGCGTGGCTCGCGTTGAAGGCGCCCTGGTTGACGCTTACCTGCACCGCACGTCGAAGGACCTGCCGGCTCAGGTCGGCGTCCTCGTCGCCGTCGACAAGGCGGGCGATGAAGCCGGCACCGCCGCTCACGACGTTGCCGTGCACTCCGCCGCGATGGCCCCGACCTACGTGACCCGCGACGAAGTTCCGGCCGAAACGGTCGAGAACGAGCGCCGCGTGGCTGAGGAAACGGCCAAGGCCGAAGGTAAGCCGGAAGCCGCGATGACCAAGATCGTTGAAGGCCGTCTGACGGGCTACTTCAAGGAGGTCGTCCTCGTGGATCAGGCCTTTGCCAAGGACACCAAGAAGTCCGTTGGCAAGGTGCTGGAAGAGGCAGGCGTTGCCGCTACCGGTTACGCACGTTTCCGCGTAGGCTCCTAA
- a CDS encoding glycosyltransferase, producing MAQSERDALHIVIFVDQHPATLGGMQTSVLLQQRFLERNGHRVTIVAPARRRATRPLNTEASIVSLPSVPLGSGEYSLAIPGPRSDARIDAELASRPAVDVVHVQADFWGAAIGYRYAQRHGLPVVHTMHNRVDVGLAATMPFPKVMVRAMAVAQRRLLRLQGTTPRDAWTYLRAFTDAAAAVTAPSTHFAQLLEARQVFDHVEVIPTGLDDDAAASLRGVAKASDRAGERLRLVWTGRFSPEKRLLPFLRAVVDSGADVDVHLFGDGGQRSKAEAFLARTARSGRGPRFTFRGKVPYEQMLAELAAADVLVQTSIGFETQGMTVFEAVALGTPVVLSDHRIAADLPTESYWLTHDDAEAALAEAIQVAVAQTRAGLRWSAREAEALLQSRQSTKMIELYRRVTRAEAGPTAEYQ from the coding sequence ATGGCACAGTCTGAGCGCGATGCCCTGCACATCGTCATCTTCGTCGATCAGCACCCGGCCACGCTGGGTGGCATGCAAACGTCGGTGCTGTTGCAGCAGCGTTTTCTCGAACGGAACGGGCACCGAGTCACGATCGTGGCGCCGGCCCGCCGGAGGGCCACGCGTCCCCTCAACACAGAGGCGTCCATCGTCTCCTTGCCCTCGGTCCCGTTGGGTTCGGGGGAGTACTCACTGGCGATTCCCGGGCCACGTTCCGATGCGCGCATCGATGCGGAGCTCGCCTCTCGCCCGGCGGTCGACGTCGTGCACGTTCAAGCCGACTTTTGGGGCGCGGCGATCGGCTACCGGTACGCGCAACGGCACGGACTCCCGGTGGTCCACACCATGCACAACCGTGTCGACGTCGGCCTCGCGGCGACGATGCCCTTCCCGAAGGTGATGGTGCGTGCCATGGCCGTCGCCCAGCGGCGCCTCCTGCGGCTCCAAGGCACCACGCCGCGGGACGCGTGGACGTATCTGCGGGCGTTCACCGATGCTGCGGCGGCGGTGACCGCCCCGTCAACGCACTTTGCGCAACTGCTCGAGGCCCGTCAGGTTTTTGACCACGTCGAGGTCATTCCGACGGGGCTCGACGACGATGCGGCCGCGAGCTTGCGCGGCGTGGCCAAGGCTTCGGACAGAGCCGGTGAACGCTTGCGCCTCGTGTGGACGGGGCGGTTCAGCCCTGAGAAACGCCTTCTTCCCTTCTTGCGTGCTGTCGTCGACTCCGGCGCCGATGTCGACGTTCACCTGTTTGGTGACGGTGGTCAGCGGTCCAAGGCGGAAGCCTTCCTCGCGCGGACCGCGCGCTCTGGACGTGGGCCCCGGTTCACGTTCCGCGGCAAAGTCCCGTATGAGCAGATGCTGGCAGAGCTCGCCGCCGCCGACGTGTTGGTCCAGACGTCCATCGGATTCGAGACGCAGGGGATGACCGTCTTCGAAGCGGTGGCTCTCGGGACGCCGGTGGTGCTGAGCGATCACCGCATCGCGGCCGATCTTCCGACGGAGAGCTATTGGCTCACCCACGATGATGCGGAGGCGGCGTTAGCGGAGGCGATCCAGGTGGCCGTCGCCCAAACGCGGGCCGGATTGCGGTGGAGCGCTCGGGAGGCCGAAGCGCTCCTGCAAAGCCGCCAAAGCACCAAGATGATCGAACTCTATCGCCGCGTCACTCGAGCGGAAGCAGGACCGACGGCCGAGTATCAGTGA